In Juglans microcarpa x Juglans regia isolate MS1-56 chromosome 7D, Jm3101_v1.0, whole genome shotgun sequence, the following are encoded in one genomic region:
- the LOC121239592 gene encoding hexokinase-3-like isoform X1, protein MGRVVVVVVGVALTAAAAAAACVFASVVVGRRVRSRRKWRRVLGVLAELEEGCATPVGRLKQVVDAMAVEMHAGLASEGGSKLKMLLTFVDRLPSGSEKGTYYALDLGGTNFRVLRVQLGGQRSSIMEQHVERQLIPQHLMTSTSENLFDFMASSLKEFVEREGDGSQTLLTRRRELGFTFSFPVKQTSVSSGILIKWTKGFYIEDMVGREVTECLEQAMSRKGLNMRVAVLVNDTVGTLALGHYHDADTVAAVIIGTGTNACYWERTDAIIKCQGLLTTTGGMVINMEWGNFWSSHLPRTSYDMDLDADSPNPNDQGFEKMISGMYLGEIVRRVLLRMSQESDIFGAPPSKLSMPFILRTPMIAAMHEDDSPELTEVARILKDALEIPDVPLKVRKLVVKVCDVVTCRAARLAAAGIVGILKKIGRDGSGGITGGRTRSNVKIRRSVVAIEGGLYTSYTMFREYLHEALSEILGEDIARHVILKVTEDGSGIGAALLAASYSSNSVDSVQLL, encoded by the exons ATGGGTAgggtagtggtggtggtggtgggggtggCGCTGACGGCGGCGGCAGCGGCAGCGGCCTGCGTGTTTGCATCGGTGGTGGTGGGGAGAAGAGTGAGGAGTAGGAGGAAGTGGAGGAGAGTGTTGGGGGTGCTGGCGGAGCTGGAGGAAGGGTGCGCTACTCCGGTGGGGAGGCTGAAGCAGGTGGTGGACGCCATGGCCGTGGAGATGCATGCTGGGCTGGCCTCCGAAGGGGGCTCCAAACTCAAAATGTTGCTCACCTTCGTCGATCGTCTCCCCAGTGG GAGTGAGAAAGGAACTTATTATGCACTAGATCTTGGGGGTACTAATTTTAGGGTCTTGCGGGTTCAGCTAGGAGGTCAAAGGTCCTCGATCATGGAACAACATGTGGAAAGGCAACTCATTCCCCAACATCTGATGACCAGCACAAGCGAG AATCTCTTTGATTTTATGGCTTCATCGTTAAAGGAGTTTGTCGAAAGAGAGGGAGATGGCTCCCAAACGCTACTAACCAGAAGACGGGAACTTGGATTTACATTCTCTTTTCCAGTGAAGCAAACTTCTGTTTCATCAGGCATTTTGATTAAATGGACAAAAGGGTTTTACATTGAAGACATG GTTGGAAGAGAGGTTACGGAATGCTTAGAACAAGCAATGAGTAGAAAAGGCCTAAACATGCGGGTAGCAGTACTG GTTAATGACACTGTGGGAACATTAGCACTTGGACATTATCATGATGCAGACACTGTTGCTGCAGTGATAATTGGTACAGGTACAAATGCCTGTTACTGGGAGCGGACAGATGCCATCATCAAGTGTCAAGGGCTTCTTACAACTACTGGAGGCATG GTCATCAACATGGAATGGGGAAATTTCTGGTCATCGCATTTACCAAGAACTTCTTATGACATGGACTTAGATGCTGATAGCCCTAATCCAAATGATCAG GGTTTCGAAAAAATGATATCAGGAATGTATCTTGGTGAAATTGTGAGGAGAGTGCTTTTAAGGATGTCTCAAGAATCAGATATATTTGGAGCTCCTCCCTCCAAGTTATCAATGCCCTTTATTttgag AACACCTATGATTGCTGCCATGCATGAAGATGACTCCCCTGAGTTGACAGAAGTAGCAAGAATCTTGAAAGATGCTCTGGAG ATTCCTGATGTTCCTTTAAAGGTGAGAAAGCTCGTTGTAAAGGTATGCGATGTGGTCACCTGCAGAGCCGCTAGATTGGCAGCTGCTGGTATTGTGGGTATCTTGAAAAAGATTGGCCGGGATGGAAGTGGCGGGATCACGGGTGGAAGGACTAGAAGTAATGTTAAAATAAGAAGATCGGTGGTTGCTATTGAAGGGGGTTTGTATACAAGCTACACAATGTTTAGGGAATACCTGCATGAAGCCTTGTCAGAAATATTGGGGGAAGACATTGCTCGACATGTCATTCTTAAGGTCACCGAAGATGGATCAGGCATCGGAGCAGCCCTCCTGGCTGCCTCATATTCATCCAACAGTGTGGATAGCGTACAGttgctataa
- the LOC121239592 gene encoding hexokinase-3-like isoform X2: protein MLGWPPKGAPNSKCCSPSSIVSPVGVSRCHFASFKRSEKGTYYALDLGGTNFRVLRVQLGGQRSSIMEQHVERQLIPQHLMTSTSENLFDFMASSLKEFVEREGDGSQTLLTRRRELGFTFSFPVKQTSVSSGILIKWTKGFYIEDMVGREVTECLEQAMSRKGLNMRVAVLVNDTVGTLALGHYHDADTVAAVIIGTGTNACYWERTDAIIKCQGLLTTTGGMVINMEWGNFWSSHLPRTSYDMDLDADSPNPNDQGFEKMISGMYLGEIVRRVLLRMSQESDIFGAPPSKLSMPFILRTPMIAAMHEDDSPELTEVARILKDALEIPDVPLKVRKLVVKVCDVVTCRAARLAAAGIVGILKKIGRDGSGGITGGRTRSNVKIRRSVVAIEGGLYTSYTMFREYLHEALSEILGEDIARHVILKVTEDGSGIGAALLAASYSSNSVDSVQLL from the exons ATGCTGGGCTGGCCTCCGAAGGGGGCTCCAAACTCAAAATGTTGCTCACCTTCGTCGATCGTCTCCCCAGTGG GTGTTTCTCGGTGTCATTTTGCTTCATTTAAGAG GAGTGAGAAAGGAACTTATTATGCACTAGATCTTGGGGGTACTAATTTTAGGGTCTTGCGGGTTCAGCTAGGAGGTCAAAGGTCCTCGATCATGGAACAACATGTGGAAAGGCAACTCATTCCCCAACATCTGATGACCAGCACAAGCGAG AATCTCTTTGATTTTATGGCTTCATCGTTAAAGGAGTTTGTCGAAAGAGAGGGAGATGGCTCCCAAACGCTACTAACCAGAAGACGGGAACTTGGATTTACATTCTCTTTTCCAGTGAAGCAAACTTCTGTTTCATCAGGCATTTTGATTAAATGGACAAAAGGGTTTTACATTGAAGACATG GTTGGAAGAGAGGTTACGGAATGCTTAGAACAAGCAATGAGTAGAAAAGGCCTAAACATGCGGGTAGCAGTACTG GTTAATGACACTGTGGGAACATTAGCACTTGGACATTATCATGATGCAGACACTGTTGCTGCAGTGATAATTGGTACAGGTACAAATGCCTGTTACTGGGAGCGGACAGATGCCATCATCAAGTGTCAAGGGCTTCTTACAACTACTGGAGGCATG GTCATCAACATGGAATGGGGAAATTTCTGGTCATCGCATTTACCAAGAACTTCTTATGACATGGACTTAGATGCTGATAGCCCTAATCCAAATGATCAG GGTTTCGAAAAAATGATATCAGGAATGTATCTTGGTGAAATTGTGAGGAGAGTGCTTTTAAGGATGTCTCAAGAATCAGATATATTTGGAGCTCCTCCCTCCAAGTTATCAATGCCCTTTATTttgag AACACCTATGATTGCTGCCATGCATGAAGATGACTCCCCTGAGTTGACAGAAGTAGCAAGAATCTTGAAAGATGCTCTGGAG ATTCCTGATGTTCCTTTAAAGGTGAGAAAGCTCGTTGTAAAGGTATGCGATGTGGTCACCTGCAGAGCCGCTAGATTGGCAGCTGCTGGTATTGTGGGTATCTTGAAAAAGATTGGCCGGGATGGAAGTGGCGGGATCACGGGTGGAAGGACTAGAAGTAATGTTAAAATAAGAAGATCGGTGGTTGCTATTGAAGGGGGTTTGTATACAAGCTACACAATGTTTAGGGAATACCTGCATGAAGCCTTGTCAGAAATATTGGGGGAAGACATTGCTCGACATGTCATTCTTAAGGTCACCGAAGATGGATCAGGCATCGGAGCAGCCCTCCTGGCTGCCTCATATTCATCCAACAGTGTGGATAGCGTACAGttgctataa
- the LOC121239905 gene encoding uncharacterized protein LOC121239905 isoform X2, with product MAVRASMHLVKSRTPLACAKEESEYRVRHPENSSPNARVLVLGGTGRVGGSTAIALSNLRPDLRIIVAGRNREKGASMVTTLGGNSQFAEVDIENVKSLEAALKDVDLVVHTAGPFQQAERCTVLEAAIQTKTAYVDVCDDTTYSWRAKSLKDRAVAANIPAITTGGIYPGVSNVMAAELVRASRSESNGEPERLRFYYYTAGTGGAGPTILATSFLLLGEEVAAYNKGEMIKLKPYTGMLNIDFGKGIGKRDVYLLNLPEVRSVHEVLGIPTVSARFGTAPFYWNWGMAAMTSLLPAEFLRDRSKVQELVQLFDPLVRAVDRIAGERMSMRVDLECSDGRSAVGIFSHRRLSVSVGNATAAFALAVLEGSTQPGVWFPEEKELPSRRGKFYSNVLPKEQSIL from the exons ATGGCGGTGAGGGCTTCGATGCATTTAGTGAAGAGCAGAACTCCGTTGGCTTGCGCTAAAGAAGAGAGCGAGTACAGGGTTCGCCACCCTGAGAACTCGTCTCCTAATGCCCGGGTTTTGGTACTGGGAGGTACGGGTCGGGTTGGAGGATCAACCGCCATCGCCCTCTCCAACCTCCGTCCCGACCTCCGTATCATTGTTGCTGGTCGTAATAG GGAAAAAGGTGCCTCTATGGTGACTACACTCGGGGGTAACTCTCAGTTTGCTGAAGTCGATATTGAGAATGTCAAATCCCTGGAGGCAGCTTTAAAGG ATGTGGATCTTGTAGTTCATACTGCTGGACCTTTCCAACAGGCAGAGAGGTGCACTGTTCTGGAAGCTGCCATACAAACCAAG ACAGCGTATGTTGACGTTTGTGATGACACAACCTATTCATGGCGTGCTAAATCCTTAAAGGATAGAGCAGTAGCTGCAAATATTCCAGCTATAACAACAGGAGGAATTTATCCAGGAGTGAGCAATG TGATGGCAGCAGAACTAGTTCGTGCTTCAAGAAGTGAAAGTAATGGTGAGCCAGAGAGACTACG ATTCTACTACTACACAGCAGGCACTGGTGGTGCAGGTCCTACTATCTTAGCTACTAGCTTTTTACTTCTTGGGGAGGAAGTTGCTGCATATAATAAAG GAGAAATGATCAAGCTGAAGCCTTATACTGGGATGCTCAATATTGACTTCGGAAAAGGAATTGGAAAGAGAGATGTTTATCTTCT gAATTTGCCTGAAGTAAGAAGTGTACATGAGGTCCTAGGAATACCAACTGTTAGTGCTCGGTTTGGAACCGCACCGTTCTACTGGAATTGGGGAATGGCAGCTATGACAAGTCTTCTTCCTGCG GAGTTTCTGAGAGACAGAAGCAAAGTCCAAGAACTAGTTCAACTATTTGACCCTTTAGTTCGAGCAGTGGATAGAATTGCTGGAGAGCGCATGTCAATGAGG GTTGATTTGGAGTGTTCAGATGGGCGCAGTGCTGTGGGTATATTCAGTCACAGGAGACTCTCTGT CTCTGTGGGAAATGCAACAGCTGCATTTGCTCTAGCAGTTCTTGAGGGAAGCACACAGCCTGGGGTTTGGTTTCCAGAAGAG AAGGAATTGCCATCGAGGCGAGGGAAGTTCTACTCAAACGTGCTGCCCAAGGAACAATCAATTTTGTAA
- the LOC121239905 gene encoding uncharacterized protein LOC121239905 isoform X1: MAVRASMHLVKSRTPLACAKEESEYRVRHPENSSPNARVLVLGGTGRVGGSTAIALSNLRPDLRIIVAGRNREKGASMVTTLGGNSQFAEVDIENVKSLEAALKDVDLVVHTAGPFQQAERCTVLEAAIQTKTAYVDVCDDTTYSWRAKSLKDRAVAANIPAITTGGIYPGVSNVMAAELVRASRSESNGEPERLRFYYYTAGTGGAGPTILATSFLLLGEEVAAYNKGEMIKLKPYTGMLNIDFGKGIGKRDVYLLNLPEVRSVHEVLGIPTVSARFGTAPFYWNWGMAAMTSLLPAEFLRDRSKVQELVQLFDPLVRAVDRIAGERMSMRVDLECSDGRSAVGIFSHRRLSVSVGNATAAFALAVLEGSTQPGVWFPEEPEGIAIEAREVLLKRAAQGTINFVMNRPPWMVESDPKELGLGIYV; encoded by the exons ATGGCGGTGAGGGCTTCGATGCATTTAGTGAAGAGCAGAACTCCGTTGGCTTGCGCTAAAGAAGAGAGCGAGTACAGGGTTCGCCACCCTGAGAACTCGTCTCCTAATGCCCGGGTTTTGGTACTGGGAGGTACGGGTCGGGTTGGAGGATCAACCGCCATCGCCCTCTCCAACCTCCGTCCCGACCTCCGTATCATTGTTGCTGGTCGTAATAG GGAAAAAGGTGCCTCTATGGTGACTACACTCGGGGGTAACTCTCAGTTTGCTGAAGTCGATATTGAGAATGTCAAATCCCTGGAGGCAGCTTTAAAGG ATGTGGATCTTGTAGTTCATACTGCTGGACCTTTCCAACAGGCAGAGAGGTGCACTGTTCTGGAAGCTGCCATACAAACCAAG ACAGCGTATGTTGACGTTTGTGATGACACAACCTATTCATGGCGTGCTAAATCCTTAAAGGATAGAGCAGTAGCTGCAAATATTCCAGCTATAACAACAGGAGGAATTTATCCAGGAGTGAGCAATG TGATGGCAGCAGAACTAGTTCGTGCTTCAAGAAGTGAAAGTAATGGTGAGCCAGAGAGACTACG ATTCTACTACTACACAGCAGGCACTGGTGGTGCAGGTCCTACTATCTTAGCTACTAGCTTTTTACTTCTTGGGGAGGAAGTTGCTGCATATAATAAAG GAGAAATGATCAAGCTGAAGCCTTATACTGGGATGCTCAATATTGACTTCGGAAAAGGAATTGGAAAGAGAGATGTTTATCTTCT gAATTTGCCTGAAGTAAGAAGTGTACATGAGGTCCTAGGAATACCAACTGTTAGTGCTCGGTTTGGAACCGCACCGTTCTACTGGAATTGGGGAATGGCAGCTATGACAAGTCTTCTTCCTGCG GAGTTTCTGAGAGACAGAAGCAAAGTCCAAGAACTAGTTCAACTATTTGACCCTTTAGTTCGAGCAGTGGATAGAATTGCTGGAGAGCGCATGTCAATGAGG GTTGATTTGGAGTGTTCAGATGGGCGCAGTGCTGTGGGTATATTCAGTCACAGGAGACTCTCTGT CTCTGTGGGAAATGCAACAGCTGCATTTGCTCTAGCAGTTCTTGAGGGAAGCACACAGCCTGGGGTTTGGTTTCCAGAAGAG CCAGAAGGAATTGCCATCGAGGCGAGGGAAGTTCTACTCAAACGTGCTGCCCAAGGAACAATCAATTTTGTAATGAACag GCCACCATGGATGGTTGAATCAGACCCAAAAGAGCTTGGATTAGGaatatatgtatga